Part of the Emys orbicularis isolate rEmyOrb1 chromosome 10, rEmyOrb1.hap1, whole genome shotgun sequence genome is shown below.
ggatgtttCTAGTAAAgtcagggacagggcagggcttCCCTGTGTTTTGTTCATTGCAGTGACCGATCCaggacttttattaaaaacatccCTGACCAAATCTTAGCCTGCCCTTACCTataggaaatgctgcaaaaccttcctctctGAAAATGCCTTTCCGCCCTCGGAGTGACCCGCACTCTCAAATCCCCTTCTGCCGCCAAACTCCTGCCAAAAATAGACACCACAATttaccccaagcagagtttttacTCTGGAAAGAGAGAAGTGCCAGAGACGCCATCAAATCCACTGGAGACTTTGCTACTGCTACTGACTTTATGgagttcagatactacagtaacagGGGGCAGCATAAAACCCAAGGGCCCCTGACTGAGCTCTGGGTTTTCACTCAGCAAGCAGCCCCCTGTCAGGtgtccccctcccagctgggagAAGGATAAAGAGACCAGTTAGTGAGACTCCAGGCCCGGATCACCAGTTTCAGGAGTGCAGCGCTATGTCAAAGCCACCAGTTGCACCCTGGCTCTAAGGAATAACTGTTGTATCTCCTGTAGCACTGGGGGTAAATGTTAGGGGCAGATCCTGGGCTAGCTCCATTCAATCAATTAAGCTGAACTGATTTATcctagctgaggatcaggccccaactCCTTAAGGGCAATCAATGGAAGGATCTGAGTGTTCTGCTGTAGAGGGTCTAGGACCTAGGCCCGGGGAGGCCCTGGGTTACAGACACTGCTGCATTACCACcacaggagacagacagacaaagtagCCCCTTACTGCTCCTGCAAAGTCAGGCCCCACAGGAAGTCCTAGAGGGACTCCCAGGACAGACCCTGGATCACCTGATTGGCTCACATCCACTACTTAAGACAGGCAGTATAAGCGACAcatgtgggtggtggtggggcatGTGAGGTCAAAttgtgtcccctcctccccccacccagattTCTGCTCGGCCTGCcgggggagaggggctctgtccttctcctgctgtgCCTGTCCCCTGGCATGCTCGGCCCCTGTtcctggcagctgggcccagacggggagtggaaggggtgggATGGAGTCAATTATGACACTGTCTGAAGGTGGTGGCTCTGGggcactgctctgtccagtgcGGTGGCTGCCTGCGAGAACCAAGCTGGGGACTTGGCAGCGGCCCAtcccttccactccccacccaggcCCGGTTGCCAGGGAGAGTGGCCGAGTGAGCCCTAAACTTGCCAGTGGAAGGACAGAGCCTCTCGCCCCCCTGCAGGTAACTCTGGTGGGGTAAGGAGAGCACGGTGGTCCCCATGCTGGGCACAGGGGTTGCTGGGGAAGGCGCTGGGAGCAGGTTCCCTGGCTTCTGCTCAGCTGGAGGTAGGAGCATTGCCTGTGACCCGACCCGCCCCTGCTGAGGTGTCTGTGAGCTCCAGGGACACTGGTGCTGTAAgtctccctgggctggggctggccctggtcccagccaggcccagaggcACATGCTCCCCActcctgtggccccagccccccaggagcAAGTGGGAATGGCTACCgtggcccagggaggtggggctggaagttCCTCCTGGAGGCGACACCAGGGCATCACATCACACCTCCCTTtacattgtgccccccccccacccccagtatcAGGAGGAATGAATCATCTATGGCTGGGTGGATTGTCTAAGAAACTATGCAGACTCCTTGTTGCATCTGCATTGGACACTGCTCCTTGCCTCTCTCCTGCAATCTgcatccaaccctgctccactCCTGTCTTGTCCTTGGCTCCTGCCCTCGCTCCCAATTCCTGCCTTGCTCCTGTTCCTTGCCTCATCTCTGGTTCCTGCCCCTGTGTCCCGCTCCTGATCATTGCCTGTTAATTTCCGCTCTGATCATTGTCTCAGCTCCTGACTCTGACCCTTAGGCCAGATTGTCTATGTCCCGATTCCTAACAATCAGTGGCCAGAGAGGATAATGATGAAGCAGTAGATTCCTCCCCCACTTCTCCCAGGGTTCAGATAATGCTGACAGGTCCTGTGTATTTCAAACTGCCCTGTCAATTTCTCTTCACTCCATGGCTGGACCGCAGTAAACCAATCAACTCCACAAAGAAGAAAGTGAAATGTTAATTGGCACCTCAAGTCTCTGCAGTTCTTGAGCTCTTTCTACCTGCAAATCCCCAAGAGCATCACaaatattttgttaataaatttatcTCCACAACACCCCTGAGGTTATAAATatgattattcccattttgccaatgggaaacagaggcacaatgggatgaagcgacttgcccaaggttccCCAGGAAGTTTGTGGTAGAACCAGGATTtggacccagatctcctgactcctgtcctgTGCTTTTGGAACTAGAACTAGTGTAGAAGGAATGTCCCAGCAGGTAAGAGGCTCTAGGGTCAAAGGGCTGGATCCCTGCTAATGGCCAACCTACGGGAAGGGTTTATGAAGAAGGAATCCCCCAAAGTTCTAATGCAAGGAGGCCTGAGTGTGTCATGGCCCTGTGTGGAGTCTGGCTCACTTGAGGCATAAGGCTAGTATTTCCTTAGCAGCCTGAGGAAGTGAGACACCCAACACCCTCCCTTTGTTTAATTTTCTCAGGCTTCTTAGGCCCTTGAAGATGAAGGCTGCAATGTCACTGGTGGGAAGCCAGGGCATTATCTCAGTCACTGAGATCCTTATTGCCTTGGCTGTCTTCTGTCTGACGTTCATGGTCATCAGATCCTTCCGGCAGCAGATCCCCAAGGGGCTGAAGAGGCTCCCAGGACCAAGGGGTTACCCCCTGATAGGCAACGTGCTGGAGCTGGGGAGCAATCCACACCTGACCTTGACTCAGATGAGCCAGAAGTATGGAGATGTGATGCAGATACAAATCGGCACCAGACCTGTGCTGGTGCTGAGTGGGTTGGACACCATCAAACAAGCCCTGGTGAAGCAAGGGGAGGACTTCATGGGGCGCCCTGATCTCTACAGCTTTCACAATGTTGGAGATGGCCAGAGCTTGGCCTTCAGCACTGATTCAGGGGAGGTGTGGAGAGCTCGCAGGAAGTTGGCCCAGAATGCCCTGAAGACCTTCTCTGTCTCACCCAGCCCCAACTCTTCGTCCACCTGCCTCCTCGAGGAGCATGTCTCCAAAGAAGCTGACTACCTAGTAAGAAAGTTCCTGCAACTGACGGAGGAGAAGAAGAGGTTTGACCCCTATCGGTACGTGGTGGTCTCTGTGGCCAATGTCATCTGTGCCATGTGCTTTGGCAAGCGTTACGACCATGATGACCAGGAGCTGCTCAGCATAGTGAATGTGACGGATCAATTTGGGGATGTGGCTGCCTCTGGCAATACAGCGGATTTCATCCCAGTGCTCCAGTATCTCCCCAACAGCACCATGAAGAAATTTATAGAATTCAACAAGAGGTTCCTCAGGCTCCTGCAGGACATTGTCAAAGAGCACTACGAAAGctttgagaaggtaagagcctagGGGGGGAATTCGCTCACACCTCAGATGAGCTTCTGTACTGTGCCCTTCAGCTTCTGCGAGTACTTTTCCTCTTGCAGCAGGCTGTCCTGTAGCAAATATAAACACTCACCGGTGTTTCTATGATGGCCATTCAAAACTTCATAGAAAGAGTGGGATAAAATTTATACCCTTGTCCAAATACACAGGTCCCTACCAACTGAGCTAAAGAAG
Proteins encoded:
- the LOC135884463 gene encoding cytochrome P450 1A5-like; this translates as MKAAMSLVGSQGIISVTEILIALAVFCLTFMVIRSFRQQIPKGLKRLPGPRGYPLIGNVLELGSNPHLTLTQMSQKYGDVMQIQIGTRPVLVLSGLDTIKQALVKQGEDFMGRPDLYSFHNVGDGQSLAFSTDSGEVWRARRKLAQNALKTFSVSPSPNSSSTCLLEEHVSKEADYLVRKFLQLTEEKKRFDPYRYVVVSVANVICAMCFGKRYDHDDQELLSIVNVTDQFGDVAASGNTADFIPVLQYLPNSTMKKFIEFNKRFLRLLQDIVKEHYESFEKDNIRDITDSLIEQSQENKVEANANIQLPKEKIVNLVNDLFGAGFDTVTTALSWSLMYLVTYPDIQKKIQEELDQTIGRERRPRLSDRPMLPYTEAFILEMFRHSSFMPFTIPHCTTKDTVLNGYYIPKDLCVFVNQWQVNHDEKLWKEPSKFDPERFLHAGGTEVNKADGEKVLVFGLGKRKCIGETIARWEVFLFLTTLLQQLEFSVSDGEKVDITPLYGLTMKHKRCEHFQIKQRFPIQSSE